From Bacteroidota bacterium, the proteins below share one genomic window:
- the accC gene encoding acetyl-CoA carboxylase biotin carboxylase subunit, whose amino-acid sequence MFSKILIANRGEIAVRVIRTCREMGIKTVAVYSEADADAMHVRMADESYCIGTAASADSYLRMDKIIDVCKKSGAEAVHPGYGFLSENAVFARALKEAGIVFIGPSAESIELMGSKIASKQAVANFGVPLVPGINAAITDPKAAEQTAVEIGFPVLIKASAGGGGKGMRVVNNRDEFMTALNMAQSEARNSFGNDDVFIEKYVLKPRHIEIQVIADSKGNGIHLFERECSIQRRHQKLVEEAPSGILTPELRNKMGEAAVNVAKACNYQGAGTVEFLLDANMNFYFLEMNTRLQVEHPVTEMITGLDLVREQIRVAAGLDFSFNPDELKINGHAIELRICAEDPYENFLPDTGQLSVYRIPKGPGVRVDDCMEEGMTIPIFYDNMFAKLVVWAQSRELAIERMKRAISEFEINGVATTLPFGEFVMNHPDFINADFDTAFIAKNFSPDKLISDNISDELLQAAAIAAVEVFNQRKTQNHGQTQSSVSNGSKWYKNRKE is encoded by the coding sequence ATGTTTTCAAAAATCTTAATTGCAAACAGAGGCGAGATTGCAGTAAGAGTAATCCGAACCTGTCGTGAAATGGGTATTAAAACTGTTGCGGTTTATTCCGAAGCAGATGCAGATGCGATGCATGTTAGAATGGCAGACGAAAGTTATTGCATAGGAACTGCTGCTTCTGCAGATTCTTATCTGAGAATGGATAAGATTATTGACGTTTGCAAAAAATCGGGTGCAGAAGCAGTGCATCCCGGTTATGGATTTTTAAGTGAAAATGCTGTCTTTGCACGTGCATTAAAAGAAGCAGGTATTGTGTTTATAGGTCCCTCTGCTGAAAGTATAGAACTGATGGGGAGCAAAATTGCCAGCAAACAAGCGGTCGCAAATTTTGGTGTACCTTTGGTTCCCGGAATTAATGCAGCTATCACAGACCCTAAGGCTGCCGAGCAAACTGCTGTTGAAATTGGCTTTCCTGTCCTTATAAAAGCCTCTGCTGGTGGTGGAGGTAAAGGTATGAGAGTTGTGAATAACAGAGATGAATTTATGACTGCTTTGAATATGGCTCAAAGTGAAGCTCGCAATTCTTTTGGAAATGATGATGTGTTTATTGAAAAATATGTTCTAAAACCTCGGCATATTGAAATTCAAGTTATAGCTGATTCCAAAGGAAATGGCATACACCTTTTTGAGCGCGAATGTTCAATTCAGCGCAGACACCAAAAACTTGTAGAAGAAGCACCGTCAGGAATCCTTACACCTGAACTAAGAAATAAAATGGGGGAGGCTGCAGTAAACGTTGCCAAAGCTTGTAATTATCAAGGAGCAGGTACGGTTGAGTTTCTTTTAGACGCAAATATGAATTTCTATTTCTTGGAGATGAATACCCGTTTGCAGGTGGAACATCCTGTTACAGAAATGATTACCGGACTTGATTTGGTGCGAGAACAAATCCGTGTTGCAGCCGGTTTGGACTTTTCCTTCAATCCCGATGAACTAAAAATTAACGGACACGCCATTGAACTCAGGATTTGTGCAGAAGACCCTTATGAAAATTTTCTGCCTGATACCGGTCAGTTGTCTGTGTACAGAATTCCAAAAGGACCCGGTGTGCGTGTGGACGATTGCATGGAAGAAGGAATGACTATTCCTATTTTCTATGACAATATGTTTGCTAAACTCGTGGTATGGGCGCAATCACGTGAATTGGCAATAGAAAGGATGAAACGCGCCATCTCTGAATTTGAGATTAATGGGGTGGCTACTACGCTCCCGTTTGGCGAATTTGTAATGAATCACCCTGATTTTATCAATGCAGATTTCGACACTGCATTCATTGCTAAAAATTTCAGCCCTGACAAATTAATATCGGACAATATTTCGGATGAATTGTTGCAAGCGGCTGCTATTGCCGCTGTTGAAGTTTTTAACCAGAGAAAGACTCAAAACCACGGACAAACGCAATCTTCTGTTTCTAATGGAAGTAAGTGGTATAAAAATAGAAAAGAGTAA